Proteins from one Pseudarthrobacter sp. BIM B-2242 genomic window:
- a CDS encoding S8 family serine peptidase yields the protein MRKLLTAGFAAAMMACGGITVAAPGTAAPQGSHVAGQILVKFRDDRAAAGVLRQHGLSDGPGVGSTGARLINVPAGKELQLISALSRNPAVEYAEPDEVVTATTDDPFFDRQYALHNDGLSFKSTGGTVTVTGGDAGDDVDAVEAWAVTRGGSTRVAIIDSGVAIDHEDISQKVVARANFSDTVIREGNPDDNEKYDKYGHGTHVAGIVAAEHNTVGVAGVCPECTILDAKVLNDTGSGSTSRIVNGIDWAVDNGAKVINMSLGQRVSNRTLEAAVNNAWNAGVVIVAAAGNGGTQAKVYPGAYANVIAVAATDNKDNKASFSTYGKWVDVAAPGVNVYSTFPFHTSVLGSQNKRAPGYDVESGTSMASPIVAAVAALAWSADADATNGTVRKKVEETAKDIGGNGTNWVHGRVNAHDAVKPSVP from the coding sequence ATGAGAAAACTTCTTACAGCGGGATTCGCGGCGGCAATGATGGCGTGCGGCGGAATCACGGTGGCGGCACCCGGCACCGCAGCGCCCCAGGGTTCACACGTCGCGGGGCAGATCCTCGTCAAGTTCCGCGACGACCGCGCGGCCGCTGGCGTCCTTCGCCAGCACGGCCTCAGCGACGGCCCGGGCGTCGGCAGCACGGGTGCCCGGCTGATCAACGTTCCGGCCGGCAAGGAGCTTCAGCTGATCAGCGCCCTCAGCCGGAATCCCGCCGTCGAATACGCCGAGCCGGACGAGGTTGTCACGGCCACCACCGATGACCCCTTTTTTGACCGTCAGTACGCCCTGCACAACGATGGCTTGTCCTTCAAGAGCACCGGGGGGACGGTGACCGTCACCGGCGGCGATGCCGGTGATGACGTGGATGCTGTCGAAGCGTGGGCCGTCACCAGGGGCGGCAGCACCAGGGTTGCCATCATCGATTCAGGGGTGGCAATTGACCACGAGGACATCTCGCAGAAGGTGGTTGCCCGGGCCAATTTCAGCGACACGGTAATCCGGGAAGGCAATCCGGACGACAACGAGAAATACGACAAATACGGCCACGGCACCCACGTGGCCGGCATCGTGGCGGCCGAGCACAACACCGTGGGCGTCGCCGGAGTGTGCCCGGAATGCACCATCCTGGACGCGAAAGTGCTCAACGACACCGGGTCAGGCTCCACCTCGCGGATCGTCAACGGCATCGACTGGGCCGTCGACAACGGCGCCAAAGTCATCAACATGAGCCTGGGCCAGCGCGTTTCCAACCGGACGCTCGAAGCCGCCGTCAACAACGCCTGGAATGCCGGGGTGGTGATCGTGGCCGCAGCCGGCAACGGCGGCACCCAGGCCAAGGTCTACCCGGGCGCCTACGCCAACGTGATTGCCGTGGCCGCAACCGACAATAAGGACAACAAAGCCTCCTTCTCAACCTACGGAAAGTGGGTGGATGTCGCGGCGCCGGGCGTCAACGTGTACTCCACCTTCCCGTTCCACACCTCCGTCCTGGGAAGTCAGAACAAGCGCGCACCGGGCTACGACGTCGAAAGCGGCACGTCGATGGCGTCCCCGATCGTGGCTGCCGTTGCTGCGCTTGCCTGGAGCGCGGATGCCGACGCCACCAACGGGACGGTCCGGAAAAAGGTCGAAGAAACCGCTAAGGACATCGGCGGCAACGGCACCAACTGGGTGCACGGCCGTGTGAACGCGCACGACGCCGTTAAGCCGTCGGTGCCCTGA
- a CDS encoding uridine kinase has protein sequence MSELHPAAARTLVLRSLASELLSEGTGRRLIAVDGVDGSGKSTFANDLAAVIQEAPVIVIHADDFLNLRAVRHRRGRDSPEGFWLDTYDYEALHRDVLVPLGRGGNGCYRPAATNHRQNVRLLQSPQDAVVIVEGMFLHRDGLAEQWDFSCFLDVPFTETARRIAVRDGSHPDPGHESMRRYVGGQRLYFETAQPWQRATRVVDNTRPAMPRILSAGEADDRHR, from the coding sequence ATGAGTGAACTACACCCGGCGGCGGCACGGACCCTTGTGCTGCGCTCGCTGGCCTCGGAGTTGCTGTCCGAAGGGACCGGACGACGCCTCATTGCCGTCGATGGTGTGGACGGCAGCGGCAAATCCACGTTTGCCAATGACCTGGCGGCAGTCATCCAGGAGGCGCCTGTCATCGTCATTCACGCTGACGACTTCCTGAACCTCCGGGCTGTCCGGCACAGGCGGGGGCGGGATTCGCCGGAAGGATTCTGGCTGGATACGTATGACTACGAGGCCCTGCACCGTGACGTCCTTGTTCCGCTGGGACGGGGAGGCAACGGCTGCTACCGGCCTGCTGCCACCAACCATCGGCAGAATGTGAGGCTGCTCCAATCACCACAGGACGCCGTGGTGATTGTCGAGGGCATGTTCCTGCACCGCGACGGACTGGCGGAACAGTGGGACTTCTCGTGTTTCCTCGACGTGCCGTTTACGGAGACGGCGCGGCGCATAGCTGTCCGCGACGGCAGCCACCCCGATCCGGGCCATGAGTCAATGCGCAGGTACGTCGGCGGCCAGCGCCTCTATTTCGAGACTGCCCAACCGTGGCAACGCGCAACCCGCGTCGTCGACAACACCCGGCCTGCGATGCCCCGCATTCTGTCGGCCGGCGAAGCCGATGACCGGCACCGCTGA
- a CDS encoding DUF4386 domain-containing protein — protein MAPTEPQKKSLRAAGVLFVVSALAFAAAATVLSVIFDWPDILREPASVVLPEFDAGGPGLVWTWFATAWTYGLLAVPILLLPAALGLRDHQALRVATYAGAASVVLSLIGFLRWVFVVPPLAASYVTGDATTKAAVDAAWTAQHQFGGALLGEHLGQLLVIGWSVALSVIILRSAVLPRWLGAVGILVSILYLLNQGDILATAVPGFPVWDLAGLLGSTGWGLWVAALGVCVLIRSARRAKAADAGSPAASDRSPGPSGTFSSAR, from the coding sequence ATGGCACCCACTGAACCGCAAAAGAAAAGCCTTCGGGCGGCCGGCGTCTTGTTCGTGGTGAGCGCCCTCGCGTTCGCCGCAGCCGCCACCGTCCTGTCGGTGATCTTCGACTGGCCCGACATCCTGCGTGAACCGGCCAGTGTTGTGCTGCCTGAATTCGATGCCGGCGGGCCGGGGCTGGTCTGGACGTGGTTCGCCACGGCGTGGACCTACGGGCTGCTTGCCGTTCCGATCCTGCTGCTGCCCGCAGCACTGGGCCTCCGCGACCACCAGGCCTTGCGGGTTGCCACGTATGCGGGCGCCGCGTCGGTGGTCCTGTCCCTGATCGGGTTCCTCCGCTGGGTGTTCGTGGTGCCGCCCCTTGCCGCGTCCTACGTCACAGGGGATGCCACCACCAAGGCTGCGGTGGACGCGGCCTGGACGGCACAGCACCAGTTCGGTGGAGCGCTGCTGGGAGAGCATCTGGGCCAACTGTTGGTCATCGGCTGGTCGGTGGCCCTCAGCGTGATCATCCTCCGCAGCGCGGTCCTCCCCCGCTGGCTCGGCGCAGTGGGGATCCTTGTCAGCATCCTCTACCTGCTGAACCAGGGCGACATCCTGGCCACCGCCGTTCCCGGGTTCCCGGTGTGGGACCTGGCCGGACTCCTCGGCAGCACCGGCTGGGGATTGTGGGTGGCCGCCCTGGGCGTCTGCGTCCTGATCCGTTCCGCCCGCCGCGCAAAAGCGGCCGACGCCGGCTCCCCCGCTGCGTCGGACAGGTCACCGGGGCCGTCAGGCACGTTCTCGTCCGCGCGGTAG
- a CDS encoding TetR/AcrR family transcriptional regulator: MTPAARTSRPGPRRTLTEEEILEAALTLLDEGGIKAASIRGIAARVGVAPNAVYTYFPDKAAVVQAIVEHLLGLVDHAVFADTDMPWRQRIEALALELRERLTAHPGAVNLMIGGPMDGPHALTLNERLMGVLVEAGLTPEEAARAAYLLIVYVFGSIALDVAESGGTHSLPPEAERISARQAGFAAIPADTHPLSAAAAGVMAGYISTDQYLWGLRRVLDGIAAGAGDGR, encoded by the coding sequence ATGACGCCAGCAGCCAGGACGTCCAGGCCCGGACCCCGCCGCACCCTGACGGAGGAAGAAATCCTGGAGGCCGCACTGACCCTGCTGGACGAGGGCGGCATCAAGGCGGCGTCCATCCGGGGGATTGCAGCACGCGTCGGTGTGGCCCCGAATGCGGTCTACACATATTTCCCCGACAAGGCGGCGGTGGTCCAGGCGATCGTTGAGCACCTGCTCGGACTGGTGGACCATGCGGTCTTCGCCGACACGGACATGCCCTGGCGCCAGCGGATCGAAGCCCTCGCCCTGGAGCTGCGGGAACGGCTCACCGCGCATCCGGGGGCAGTCAATCTGATGATTGGCGGGCCCATGGACGGGCCCCACGCGCTCACTCTGAACGAACGCCTCATGGGTGTCCTCGTGGAGGCCGGACTCACGCCGGAAGAGGCTGCAAGGGCGGCCTACCTGCTGATCGTCTACGTCTTCGGCTCGATAGCCCTGGACGTTGCGGAGTCCGGAGGGACTCACTCGTTGCCCCCGGAGGCCGAGCGGATCAGCGCTCGCCAGGCTGGCTTTGCCGCCATCCCGGCCGACACCCACCCGCTATCCGCGGCGGCCGCGGGCGTCATGGCCGGCTACATCTCCACAGACCAATACCTTTGGGGACTGCGCCGGGTGCTCGACGGCATCGCTGCCGGCGCCGGCGACGGGCGCTGA
- a CDS encoding APC family permease translates to MSKDISNGVGHLERSINWKQGLAIALGVPLLILPSLGYLPMYMAAAAILIWGLSVIQGFIQNAAYAELATTFPKASGLPGFAQHVFRTENYKGKYDKGKLIGGFSAWSYWFAWNPVLAIFAILVGGYLHGLFPVLAETFTEYQLTLISGLVIFTGLSIVNWFGLKDGAILGYVLAAVSLIPLVILTVAPFATGHVDLANITGNWWPTDWTWDMHHILILFGIFAIAQWSACGWETAAIYAPEYKNPSKDVPKALFACGVVCFLSYVLVQAAVIGVLGVEGVMAEPVSPLIPVAQAVFGQAGSVITIIMLIAAMVLIIQTAYLGSSRAMHSMTTEGNLPRVFGKTNRHGTPFVAMFVTAAFNMVLISLGSMPAILAAAAIGYTCANGISLFAYVRAKKHPAFKNLERPFNAPKGWKHVAMIFGLFNLPLCLIGVVYLNSQEIGWTSTWLGFLVLSLYIPIWFYSQRESGRSEKEAAAAAVALANDSDNDAQDLEKVPSPS, encoded by the coding sequence ATGAGCAAAGATATATCAAATGGTGTTGGTCACCTGGAAAGGTCGATCAACTGGAAACAGGGCTTGGCAATTGCCCTGGGCGTGCCCTTGTTGATCCTTCCGTCCCTGGGCTATCTGCCGATGTATATGGCTGCCGCAGCAATCCTCATCTGGGGCCTGTCGGTCATCCAGGGGTTCATCCAGAACGCCGCCTATGCAGAGCTGGCCACCACGTTCCCCAAGGCCAGCGGCCTGCCAGGCTTCGCCCAGCACGTGTTCCGTACCGAGAACTACAAGGGTAAGTACGACAAGGGCAAACTAATCGGCGGCTTCTCCGCCTGGAGCTACTGGTTCGCTTGGAACCCGGTCCTGGCAATCTTCGCCATCCTGGTGGGCGGTTACCTGCATGGACTGTTTCCGGTGCTGGCCGAGACCTTCACCGAATATCAGCTGACGTTGATCTCCGGTCTGGTGATCTTTACGGGCCTGTCCATTGTTAACTGGTTCGGCCTCAAGGACGGCGCCATCCTGGGTTATGTCCTGGCGGCTGTTTCCTTGATCCCGCTGGTTATCCTCACCGTGGCACCTTTCGCTACCGGACACGTTGACCTGGCTAACATCACCGGCAACTGGTGGCCCACCGACTGGACCTGGGACATGCACCACATCCTGATTCTCTTCGGCATCTTTGCGATTGCGCAGTGGAGTGCCTGCGGCTGGGAAACGGCAGCCATTTACGCTCCGGAATACAAAAACCCGTCCAAGGATGTCCCGAAAGCCCTGTTTGCCTGCGGCGTCGTCTGCTTCCTCTCCTACGTACTGGTTCAAGCAGCAGTCATCGGCGTGCTGGGTGTTGAGGGTGTGATGGCGGAGCCTGTCTCGCCCCTGATCCCCGTGGCCCAGGCCGTCTTTGGCCAGGCCGGCTCCGTCATCACCATCATCATGCTGATCGCCGCCATGGTCCTGATCATCCAGACGGCCTACCTGGGCTCCTCCCGCGCCATGCACTCCATGACGACGGAAGGAAACCTGCCCCGTGTTTTCGGTAAAACGAACCGCCATGGAACGCCCTTTGTTGCCATGTTCGTCACCGCCGCGTTCAACATGGTCCTGATTTCCCTGGGATCGATGCCGGCAATTCTTGCGGCCGCGGCCATTGGCTACACCTGTGCCAACGGCATCAGCCTGTTCGCCTACGTCAGGGCCAAAAAGCACCCCGCCTTCAAAAACCTGGAACGGCCCTTCAATGCACCCAAGGGCTGGAAGCATGTGGCCATGATCTTCGGCCTGTTCAACCTGCCGCTGTGCCTGATCGGCGTGGTCTACCTGAACAGCCAGGAGATTGGCTGGACCTCAACCTGGCTCGGCTTCCTCGTCCTCTCCCTCTACATTCCCATCTGGTTCTATTCCCAACGGGAGTCGGGGCGCTCGGAGAAGGAAGCGGCAGCAGCTGCAGTCGCCTTGGCCAACGATTCAGATAATGATGCCCAGGACCTGGAAAAGGTGCCATCACCCAGCTGA
- a CDS encoding ISL3 family transposase yields MSCSAGRWCMRADALLGVEGVHVSSVTATRTGLVLGVETDVDLAGCPDCGVVAVGHGRRQVRLHDIPCFGQPVRLLWAKRVWRCPDPDCPKTTFSEEHPLAGPRAKLTARAAHWATDALQRFDTSVSALAHQLGVSWHTVWDAIRAEATRRIRNSDRLAGVDALGVDEHVWSHTGPPGSGMVTGIVDHTRDENGVVHARLLDLVPGRSGKAYADWLKDRGPGFTAGIKTAALDPFRGYANAIRDELPEAITVLDAFHVVKLGSAMVDEVRRRVQQNTLGHRGRKGDPLYGIRRTLQIGAEHLTDKQSARLDAKLNAGDPDDEVTLAWQCYQKLRNIYHARPERGRELVNEVIGSFPSCPIPEVARLGRTLKQWKTAILAYFETNGASNGPTEAINGVIETTRRIARGFRNFTNYRLRCLLAAGGHRHYRIKQTNHA; encoded by the coding sequence ATGTCTTGTTCTGCTGGCCGCTGGTGCATGCGCGCGGATGCGCTGCTCGGTGTCGAGGGCGTCCACGTCAGCTCCGTCACGGCAACCAGGACTGGCCTCGTACTGGGCGTCGAAACCGATGTGGACCTCGCCGGTTGCCCGGACTGCGGCGTCGTCGCGGTCGGCCACGGACGCCGCCAGGTCCGGCTCCATGACATTCCCTGTTTCGGCCAGCCGGTGCGGCTGCTGTGGGCCAAACGTGTTTGGCGCTGCCCGGACCCGGACTGCCCAAAAACAACATTCAGTGAAGAACACCCGCTGGCCGGGCCGCGGGCGAAACTCACCGCCCGAGCCGCCCACTGGGCGACCGACGCGCTGCAGCGGTTCGATACCTCGGTCTCGGCCCTGGCCCACCAGCTCGGGGTCTCCTGGCACACCGTCTGGGACGCCATCAGAGCAGAAGCCACCCGCCGCATCAGGAACTCCGATCGGCTCGCCGGCGTTGACGCGCTCGGGGTGGATGAGCACGTCTGGTCACACACCGGCCCGCCGGGATCCGGCATGGTCACCGGAATCGTGGACCACACCCGCGACGAGAACGGCGTGGTGCACGCACGGCTACTTGACTTGGTTCCAGGCCGGTCCGGGAAGGCCTACGCCGACTGGCTCAAAGACCGTGGCCCCGGGTTCACCGCCGGGATCAAGACCGCCGCGCTGGATCCGTTCCGCGGCTACGCCAACGCGATCCGCGACGAACTGCCCGAAGCCATCACGGTCCTGGACGCCTTCCACGTCGTGAAACTCGGATCGGCCATGGTCGACGAAGTCCGCCGCCGGGTCCAGCAGAACACTCTCGGCCACCGCGGACGCAAGGGTGACCCGCTCTACGGTATCCGCCGGACCCTGCAGATCGGCGCCGAACATCTGACCGACAAGCAGTCCGCCCGGCTCGATGCGAAACTCAATGCCGGAGACCCCGACGACGAAGTCACCCTCGCATGGCAGTGCTACCAGAAGCTCCGCAACATCTATCACGCCCGGCCGGAGCGGGGCAGGGAACTCGTGAATGAAGTCATTGGGTCCTTCCCGTCCTGCCCAATCCCGGAAGTCGCCCGCCTCGGCCGGACACTCAAACAATGGAAAACCGCGATCCTGGCCTACTTCGAAACGAACGGCGCCTCCAACGGGCCTACCGAAGCAATCAACGGAGTCATCGAAACCACCCGCAGAATAGCCCGAGGCTTCCGCAACTTCACCAACTACCGGCTCAGATGCCTACTCGCCGCCGGCGGCCACCGGCACTACCGGATCAAACAAACCAACCATGCGTAA
- a CDS encoding cupin domain-containing protein encodes MSTATQAPSLTTGQSIDLWSAKSMKVMKDEWPRLRCRFVNADPVGRWKDFILSEWELEACGWEDFHPHSETNFVVEGELYIESEGRTVVLRPGDTARVNPGQLGRYWAPVYARMVTVYGPNPEGAESHSFRYFEI; translated from the coding sequence ATGTCCACAGCCACCCAGGCCCCGTCACTGACGACGGGGCAATCAATCGACCTCTGGTCAGCGAAGTCCATGAAGGTCATGAAGGACGAATGGCCGCGATTGCGCTGCCGCTTTGTCAACGCGGATCCAGTAGGCCGATGGAAGGACTTCATACTTTCGGAATGGGAACTGGAGGCCTGCGGCTGGGAGGACTTCCACCCTCATTCTGAAACGAACTTCGTTGTCGAAGGCGAGCTCTACATCGAGAGTGAAGGCAGGACTGTCGTCCTGCGGCCCGGTGACACAGCCCGCGTAAATCCCGGACAACTTGGCCGGTACTGGGCACCCGTCTACGCCCGAATGGTTACCGTCTACGGCCCCAACCCCGAGGGCGCGGAGTCCCACTCCTTCCGGTACTTCGAAATCTAG
- a CDS encoding cupin domain-containing protein: METTLVGTLSKAGSIHKVENGFIGLPPMDEPGTVAAIGDSLHNPEGSVMCAGFFELKASEPLVYTYTYDEMKVVIKGEFILTDQSTGEVTHAKERDVLFFPKGTTVKFETPEYGLGFFAGDRTFNP, from the coding sequence ATGGAAACCACCCTCGTAGGAACCCTGAGCAAGGCCGGATCCATCCATAAGGTCGAAAACGGCTTCATCGGTCTGCCCCCGATGGACGAGCCGGGCACGGTCGCCGCGATCGGCGATTCCCTGCACAACCCGGAGGGCTCGGTCATGTGCGCCGGCTTCTTCGAGCTGAAGGCGTCCGAGCCGCTGGTCTACACCTACACCTACGACGAGATGAAGGTTGTCATCAAGGGCGAATTCATCCTCACGGACCAGAGCACCGGCGAAGTCACGCACGCGAAGGAACGCGACGTGCTGTTCTTCCCCAAGGGCACCACCGTGAAGTTCGAGACCCCCGAGTACGGCCTGGGGTTCTTCGCCGGCGACCGCACCTTCAACCCGTAA
- a CDS encoding NAD(P)-binding domain-containing protein, with protein sequence MTLRVGIIGAGPSGLAQLRAFESARQKGADIPDIMCFEKQDEWGGQWNNSWRIGLDAHGEPVHSSMYRHLWSNGPKECLEFSDYSFDEHFGRPISSFPPREVLFDYIKGRVEKSDVRKYVRFHTVARHTSYNEATQEFTLTVEDLKTNKTETHVFDKLVVATGHFSVPSVPEFKGIKTFPGEVLHAHDFRGAERFYGKNLLMIGSSYSAEDIGMQSHKMGAASITLSYRTTPMAYDWPANTVERPLVTHFSGPTAHFSDGTQGDFDAVVLCTGYQHKYPYLPSELSLKSPNVLYPGNLYKGVVWQQNTNLFYLGAQDQYYTFNMFDAQAWFARDVMTGAIELPSLAERQKDIDAWLERQAALADHDAEADFQTDYLRELIEATDYPPFDLDAVCQLFKDWMRHKHDDILGYRDMLHRSVVTGTMATKHHTRWINAMDDSMQRYLEGPSQDVDSGSPAVGDILAAR encoded by the coding sequence ATGACACTTCGAGTAGGAATCATTGGTGCAGGCCCCAGCGGCCTGGCGCAACTGCGGGCATTCGAATCGGCACGCCAAAAAGGGGCCGACATCCCCGACATCATGTGCTTTGAGAAGCAGGACGAATGGGGCGGGCAGTGGAACAACAGCTGGCGCATCGGGCTGGATGCCCACGGCGAGCCAGTCCACTCCAGCATGTACCGCCACCTGTGGTCCAACGGCCCCAAGGAATGCCTGGAGTTCTCGGACTACTCCTTTGACGAGCACTTTGGCCGTCCTATTTCGTCCTTCCCGCCCCGCGAAGTCCTCTTCGACTACATCAAGGGCCGGGTGGAGAAATCCGACGTCCGCAAGTACGTCCGCTTCCATACCGTTGCGCGGCACACCAGCTACAACGAGGCCACCCAGGAATTCACCCTGACGGTGGAAGACCTCAAGACCAACAAAACTGAAACCCACGTGTTCGACAAACTGGTGGTTGCGACCGGACACTTCTCCGTCCCGTCAGTCCCGGAGTTCAAAGGCATCAAGACGTTCCCGGGTGAAGTGCTGCACGCCCACGACTTCCGCGGGGCGGAGCGGTTCTACGGCAAGAATTTGCTGATGATCGGCAGCAGCTATTCCGCTGAGGACATTGGCATGCAGTCCCACAAGATGGGCGCTGCCTCCATCACCCTTAGCTACCGCACAACACCCATGGCCTATGACTGGCCGGCGAACACGGTGGAACGCCCGCTCGTCACCCACTTCAGCGGCCCCACCGCACACTTCAGCGACGGCACCCAAGGCGACTTTGACGCCGTCGTACTTTGCACCGGATACCAGCACAAGTACCCGTACCTGCCAAGCGAACTCTCACTGAAGTCGCCGAACGTGCTGTACCCGGGCAACCTCTACAAAGGTGTGGTGTGGCAGCAGAACACCAACCTGTTCTACCTCGGTGCGCAGGACCAGTACTACACGTTCAACATGTTCGACGCGCAGGCCTGGTTTGCCCGCGACGTGATGACCGGCGCGATTGAACTGCCATCCCTTGCCGAGCGCCAAAAGGACATCGATGCGTGGCTTGAACGCCAGGCAGCGCTGGCCGACCACGATGCCGAGGCGGATTTCCAGACGGACTACCTCCGGGAGCTCATCGAGGCCACGGACTACCCGCCCTTCGACCTGGACGCTGTGTGCCAGCTGTTCAAGGACTGGATGCGCCACAAGCACGATGACATCCTGGGGTACCGCGACATGCTGCACCGCTCCGTTGTCACCGGCACCATGGCCACCAAGCACCACACCCGGTGGATCAACGCCATGGATGACTCCATGCAGCGGTACCTGGAAGGCCCGTCGCAGGACGTTGACTCCGGCTCGCCTGCCGTGGGCGACATCCTGGCCGCCAGGTAA
- a CDS encoding TetR/AcrR family transcriptional regulator, translating into MRVSSSDRKEQLIAATVELMRREGIQSVTMRAIAKEANAPLATAHYCFSDKDELMDAAAEAWLKNLSRFSSDVPVYLGLRKAVEQVAEGYWRALEEEPASILAEIELILWATRNAATSPLAAKIYPAYEVELGNIFSSAAEASGEECRIGFPTLVRLFLMIYDGAAIQYMTDPKSADHSALFFMMIDALLVKAGV; encoded by the coding sequence ATGCGGGTATCCTCTTCGGATCGAAAAGAACAGCTGATTGCGGCCACGGTCGAACTTATGCGCCGTGAGGGCATTCAGTCGGTGACCATGCGCGCCATTGCCAAGGAGGCCAATGCTCCGCTGGCCACTGCTCATTATTGCTTTAGCGACAAAGACGAGCTGATGGACGCAGCCGCCGAGGCCTGGTTGAAGAACCTGAGCCGCTTTTCCAGTGACGTACCGGTTTACCTGGGTCTGCGTAAGGCTGTGGAACAGGTGGCTGAGGGCTACTGGCGTGCTTTGGAGGAGGAACCGGCGAGCATTCTTGCCGAGATCGAACTCATTCTGTGGGCGACACGCAATGCCGCTACCAGCCCGCTGGCGGCGAAGATCTACCCCGCCTATGAAGTGGAGCTGGGAAACATCTTTTCCTCCGCTGCCGAGGCCAGCGGGGAGGAGTGCCGCATAGGGTTCCCGACGCTGGTGCGGCTCTTCCTGATGATTTACGACGGCGCCGCCATCCAATACATGACCGACCCGAAATCTGCCGATCACAGCGCCCTGTTCTTTATGATGATCGATGCACTCCTGGTCAAAGCCGGCGTGTAG
- a CDS encoding cupin domain-containing protein, with product METTTLGTFTKAGSIHKVENGFIGLPSMNIPGVDAAIGDSLTHPNGSVMSSGFFELKASEPLVYTYTCDEMKVVVKGEFILTDRATGEVTHAKERDVLFFPKGSEITFETPDYGLGFFTAHGSMSS from the coding sequence ATGGAAACCACAACACTGGGAACGTTCACCAAAGCCGGATCCATCCACAAGGTGGAAAACGGCTTTATCGGACTCCCGTCAATGAACATCCCGGGTGTCGACGCCGCCATCGGCGACTCCCTCACCCACCCCAACGGCTCGGTCATGAGCTCCGGGTTCTTTGAGCTCAAGGCCTCCGAGCCGCTGGTCTACACGTACACCTGCGATGAAATGAAGGTCGTGGTGAAGGGTGAATTCATCCTCACCGACAGGGCGACAGGAGAAGTGACCCACGCGAAGGAGCGCGACGTACTCTTCTTCCCCAAGGGATCAGAGATTACCTTTGAAACCCCCGACTACGGCTTGGGTTTCTTCACCGCCCACGGCTCGATGTCGTCCTAA
- a CDS encoding cupin domain-containing protein: MTQQTTSISASLIRDAKNVTELDDWGPCPEATGQQMDTRGIYLWQDGNGSESGIWECTAGPSRWVLETNEFVHVISGSMTVTQDGGEAQLVGPGDTIFIPRGWSGNWEIHETLRKLYVIF, encoded by the coding sequence ATGACGCAGCAGACAACCTCAATCTCCGCCAGCCTCATCCGCGATGCGAAGAACGTGACCGAGCTGGACGACTGGGGCCCCTGCCCCGAAGCGACCGGACAGCAGATGGACACCCGCGGAATCTATCTGTGGCAGGACGGGAACGGTTCAGAATCAGGCATCTGGGAATGCACCGCAGGCCCCTCCCGCTGGGTTCTTGAAACCAACGAATTCGTCCATGTCATTTCAGGCTCGATGACCGTCACCCAGGACGGTGGCGAAGCCCAGCTCGTAGGCCCCGGCGACACAATCTTCATTCCCCGCGGCTGGAGCGGCAATTGGGAGATTCACGAGACGCTGCGCAAGCTCTACGTGATCTTTTAA
- a CDS encoding cupin domain-containing protein: MTDAGTIQSPAVTTGNAIDFWASKPLEALGGEYGRLRCRFINSHPVGSWDDFVLSEWTLNSCSWEDFHPHSETAFVLEGELHIESQGTTVVLRPGDSARVNPGGVGRYWAPVYARMITIYGPNPEGLESHSFKYSEV; encoded by the coding sequence ATGACTGATGCGGGCACCATTCAGTCCCCGGCAGTGACGACGGGGAACGCAATTGATTTCTGGGCATCGAAGCCCTTGGAGGCCTTGGGCGGTGAATACGGACGCCTGCGCTGCCGGTTCATAAATTCCCATCCCGTGGGCAGCTGGGATGACTTTGTCCTCTCCGAATGGACGCTGAATTCCTGCTCCTGGGAGGACTTCCACCCGCACAGCGAAACTGCCTTCGTCCTGGAGGGCGAACTCCATATTGAGAGCCAGGGCACCACGGTGGTCCTGAGGCCGGGCGACTCGGCCAGGGTCAACCCGGGCGGCGTCGGCCGCTACTGGGCACCCGTCTACGCCCGCATGATCACCATCTACGGCCCCAATCCCGAGGGCCTCGAATCGCACTCCTTCAAATACTCCGAAGTCTGA